One Candidatus Binatia bacterium DNA window includes the following coding sequences:
- a CDS encoding lysophospholipid acyltransferase family protein — translation MHGLAKLLFRLAGWRTEGTVHRPLRFVVIAAPHTSNWDGVIMMVAAHIFRMKMAWFVKDAAFFFPLGLIIRSFGGVPIDRSARHNMVAQAVERFQKSDQLILAVPPEATRKKSTSWKTGFYHIARGAGVPIVLGYLDYRRKIAGLGPAFTPTGDIEADFRVFEKFYASVTPKFPELRGVVAVDPKSIARDRSAA, via the coding sequence ATGCACGGGTTGGCCAAGCTTCTTTTCCGCCTCGCCGGTTGGAGGACCGAGGGTACTGTCCACCGGCCGCTCCGTTTTGTCGTCATCGCCGCGCCGCACACTTCGAATTGGGACGGCGTCATCATGATGGTGGCGGCCCACATCTTCCGCATGAAGATGGCGTGGTTCGTCAAGGACGCGGCATTCTTCTTCCCGCTCGGGCTGATCATCCGCTCCTTCGGCGGCGTGCCTATCGATCGCTCGGCGCGCCACAACATGGTCGCCCAAGCAGTGGAGCGGTTCCAAAAGAGCGACCAGCTCATCCTCGCGGTGCCGCCCGAAGCCACTCGCAAGAAGTCGACGTCGTGGAAGACCGGTTTCTACCACATCGCCCGAGGTGCCGGCGTACCGATTGTGCTCGGCTATCTCGATTACCGGCGCAAAATAGCGGGCCTGGGACCCGCCTTCACGCCGACAGGCGACATCGAAGCCGACTTCCGGGTGTTCGAGAAATTCTACGCCTCGGTCACGCCGAAGTTTCCCGAGCTTCGCGGCGTGGTGGCGGTCGATCCCAAGTCGATCGCTCGCGACCGCTCCGCGGCGTAA
- a CDS encoding 2Fe-2S iron-sulfur cluster-binding protein has protein sequence EHGLQCGFCTPGFLMSAYELLRQHPQPTDDEIKEALGGNLCRCTGYMAILKSVRLAATKLSAASPAPAGKGSASSPSPAGKG, from the coding sequence AAGAGCACGGGCTGCAGTGTGGGTTTTGCACCCCGGGGTTCTTGATGTCGGCGTATGAACTGCTGCGGCAGCATCCGCAGCCGACCGACGACGAGATCAAGGAGGCGCTGGGCGGCAACCTCTGCCGCTGTACGGGGTACATGGCCATTCTGAAGTCGGTCCGCCTGGCGGCGACGAAACTCAGTGCGGCGTCGCCCGCTCCCGCTGGGAAAGGGAGTGCTTCTTCCCCCTCGCCCGCTGGGAAAGGGTAG
- a CDS encoding amidohydrolase family protein has protein sequence MANTDHFVALTECHLMNEQSLAEMSYYPGFQQWWGSVDGVVGVWAGKKLSGGADMPHPRASELIKWMDKAGVDVTFALREGMMDVSGYATCMSTNAFVMQDIAPYPDRIYLECNVGPVLRRGVKHAIWELEHMVKNCNAKLCKVYQCEDEGPLNDKRMWPFYEKACELDIALTMHTGMAYVMPQPSKYTLPILLDDILIDFPELKIIAYHMGWPYHEELFGLAGKHRNLYISMSGIVGWFQRAPYRGYHMIGEALDWAGADKIVMGLDLAFDDMPRVVDWVRNLEMPQELQEKWGYRPITDEIRAKMLGLNIARLAKIKPKKRLKAAPANAAPANAAKAQKR, from the coding sequence GTGGCAAACACAGATCACTTCGTAGCATTGACCGAATGCCATCTGATGAATGAGCAATCGCTTGCCGAGATGAGTTACTACCCGGGCTTCCAGCAGTGGTGGGGCAGTGTGGATGGGGTGGTGGGGGTTTGGGCGGGGAAGAAGTTGAGCGGCGGAGCCGACATGCCGCACCCACGCGCCTCCGAGCTCATCAAGTGGATGGACAAGGCCGGCGTCGACGTGACCTTTGCGCTTCGCGAAGGGATGATGGACGTCTCCGGCTATGCGACGTGCATGTCCACCAACGCCTTCGTCATGCAGGACATCGCTCCGTATCCCGACCGGATCTATCTCGAATGCAACGTCGGACCCGTCCTCCGGCGCGGGGTCAAACACGCCATCTGGGAGCTGGAGCACATGGTGAAGAACTGCAACGCCAAGCTCTGCAAAGTCTACCAGTGCGAGGACGAGGGCCCGCTCAATGACAAGCGCATGTGGCCGTTCTACGAGAAGGCCTGCGAGTTGGACATCGCGCTCACCATGCACACGGGAATGGCCTACGTAATGCCGCAACCCAGCAAGTACACGTTGCCCATCCTGTTGGATGATATTCTCATCGATTTCCCCGAGCTGAAGATCATCGCCTATCACATGGGGTGGCCCTATCACGAGGAACTCTTCGGATTGGCCGGAAAGCACAGGAACCTCTACATCAGCATGTCGGGCATCGTCGGCTGGTTCCAGCGCGCCCCGTATCGCGGCTACCACATGATCGGCGAGGCGTTGGATTGGGCCGGTGCCGACAAGATCGTGATGGGTTTGGACCTCGCCTTCGACGATATGCCGAGAGTGGTGGATTGGGTCCGGAATCTCGAGATGCCGCAAGAGCTGCAAGAGAAATGGGGATACCGCCCGATCACCGATGAGATCCGGGCCAAGATGCTCGGCCTCAATATCGCCCGGCTCGCCAAGATCAAGCCGAAGAAGCGGTTGAAGGCAGCGCCGGCGAACGCCGCGCCGGCGAACGCCGCGAAAGCCCAGAAGCGTTGA
- a CDS encoding methyltransferase, giving the protein MPHDRADVWPGPGEDLCYLAGDWRILQRIRGHRWSLDDLVTAWFAAQLTEATPPARLADLGCGIGAVLLLLAWRFPQARCAGIEAQPLSVALARRSLGWNGAEGRCEVRLGDLRDPGAFSEGAVYELVTGTPPYLPAGTATEPTRVQQAPCHIEQRGGIEAYCAAAARLMTPKARFVVCHAAPQSERAVAAARMSGLAIESRCDVIPRQGKGALFAVYSMRHVGEVNCVTALPPLVVRDAHGQRTDAFRVLRQQMGMPP; this is encoded by the coding sequence GTGCCGCATGATCGAGCCGACGTGTGGCCGGGGCCGGGTGAAGACCTGTGCTATCTCGCCGGTGACTGGCGCATTCTCCAGCGCATTCGAGGACATCGCTGGTCGTTGGACGATCTGGTGACGGCATGGTTTGCGGCGCAACTCACCGAGGCGACGCCACCCGCGCGCCTCGCCGATCTCGGCTGCGGGATCGGGGCCGTGCTCTTGTTGCTTGCCTGGCGTTTTCCCCAGGCACGCTGCGCCGGCATCGAGGCGCAGCCACTCAGTGTGGCGTTGGCACGTCGTTCACTCGGGTGGAACGGTGCGGAAGGCCGCTGCGAGGTGCGCCTCGGCGATCTGCGAGATCCTGGCGCGTTTTCGGAGGGCGCGGTTTACGAGCTGGTAACCGGAACGCCCCCCTACCTGCCAGCCGGCACGGCCACCGAGCCGACGCGCGTGCAGCAGGCGCCCTGTCACATCGAGCAGCGTGGTGGCATCGAGGCCTACTGTGCGGCGGCCGCGCGCCTGATGACCCCCAAGGCGCGTTTCGTCGTCTGTCACGCAGCGCCGCAAAGTGAGCGCGCCGTTGCCGCGGCGCGAATGTCCGGACTCGCGATCGAGTCTCGCTGCGACGTGATCCCGCGGCAGGGCAAAGGCGCGCTGTTTGCTGTGTACTCCATGCGGCATGTCGGCGAGGTCAATTGCGTTACGGCGCTGCCACCGCTGGTGGTGCGTGACGCGCACGGTCAGCGCACCGATGCGTTCCGCGTTCTACGGCAGCAGATGGGCATGCCGCCGTAA
- a CDS encoding enoyl-CoA hydratase-related protein — translation MSDSPKMPPTMLYEKRDRIAIITINRPESMNAFTAEMLAAMDTAFADFNRDPNLWVAIFTAAGEKSFCTGMDLKEAIPMVTGGDEMGYGDHTKRPFSDVFKPIIAAVNGYCIAGGLEFLQGTDLRIVAEHASFGLGEVRWGIIPSGGSHIRLPRQIPWAVAMELLLMGRPITAKRAYDIGLVNEVVPLDQLMPTALKWAETICKNGPLAVRTAKEIAVRALGLESGFVLEKALAARVFISEDAKEGPRAFVEKRPPKFTGR, via the coding sequence ATGAGTGATTCGCCGAAGATGCCACCGACGATGCTGTACGAGAAGCGCGACCGCATCGCCATCATCACCATCAATCGGCCGGAGTCGATGAACGCCTTCACGGCCGAGATGTTGGCGGCGATGGATACCGCGTTCGCCGATTTCAACAGGGACCCCAATCTGTGGGTCGCCATCTTCACCGCGGCCGGCGAGAAGAGCTTCTGCACGGGAATGGATCTGAAGGAAGCCATTCCAATGGTCACCGGCGGCGATGAGATGGGCTACGGAGACCACACCAAGCGCCCGTTCTCGGATGTCTTCAAGCCGATCATCGCCGCAGTCAACGGGTACTGCATCGCCGGCGGGTTGGAGTTCCTGCAGGGAACCGATCTGCGCATCGTGGCGGAGCACGCCAGCTTCGGCCTGGGCGAGGTGCGCTGGGGGATCATCCCCAGTGGCGGTTCGCACATCCGGCTGCCGCGGCAGATCCCGTGGGCGGTGGCGATGGAGCTGCTGCTGATGGGACGGCCCATCACCGCAAAGCGTGCTTACGACATCGGCCTGGTGAACGAGGTTGTCCCGCTCGACCAGTTGATGCCGACGGCGCTGAAGTGGGCGGAGACGATCTGCAAGAACGGTCCGCTGGCGGTGCGAACGGCCAAAGAGATCGCCGTGCGTGCGCTCGGGCTCGAATCCGGCTTCGTGCTGGAGAAGGCGCTCGCCGCGCGCGTCTTCATTTCGGAGGACGCCAAGGAAGGGCCACGCGCCTTCGTCGAGAAACGCCCGCCGAAGTTCACCGGTCGCTGA